The proteins below come from a single Augochlora pura isolate Apur16 unplaced genomic scaffold, APUR_v2.2.1 APUR_unplaced_528, whole genome shotgun sequence genomic window:
- the LOC144477921 gene encoding trafficking protein particle complex subunit 12-like, with protein MADKPDCSARQTSDIAGEVTKEKEADISRYFENGSRTIFDEIVPTKKNDFSEVQRSTMSRIPDFELMSDCSNEFLKTSTLFDNDLLDHSASNDMHRDVWIPSEKTRKVLRSIATSTTGSNSLERENLTMPGLAIQGDMPDLIKSTAIRFLGEAENIHRNVRTASDVTQDERGLRSLIQAGCYKAAINLSGKLLAVYAQGYGKINQPSKHTPHSLQLWYTRLALLTKLNQVDVLENESKPFGNLDKPDMYFTFYPDLYGTRPGSMASFSFRLLLAEIPSYCGRPKDALDNLYKLLATVNQIITNFSDGYSGDGSRVTVNNVEKEDAIRLWKGRRSRVLISITNCAVSIKNYVLAVDILERLCDSPDWSPEQLEALKSSIGRLHLFLGDVATAERLLINESKQNNSLTLREWMDRGLLAVAHNSFQEAYKFFQEAAMLDSNNIALINNMAVCLLYTGQLKEAVHLYESAITKNPARNLQEPILLNLRSAYELLTHCEQPKLQLLSQLNRYKGDAIDIQCLKLAL; from the coding sequence ATGGCAGACAAGCCCGATTGTTCGGCGAGGCAAACGTCTGACATCGCTGGTGAGGTTACAAAAGAGAAGGAAGCTGACATAAGTCGTTATTTCGAAAATGGATCCCGGACGATATTCGACGAGATCGTTCCGACGAAGAAGAATGATTTTTCCGAAGTGCAGAGAAGTACCATGAGCAGAATTCCGGATTTTGAATTAATGAGCGATTGTTCGAACGAGTTCTTAAAAACCAGCACGTTGTTCGACAATGACTTACTCGATCACAGTGCGTCGAACGACATGCACAGAGATGTTTGGATACCGTCTGAGAAAACAAGGAAAGTTTTGCGCAGCATTGCCACATCGACTACAGGAAGCAATTCTCTCGAAAGAGAGAACCTAACAATGCCAGGTCTGGCGATACAAGGAGACATGcctgatttaataaaaagtactGCCATTCGTTTCTTGGGGGAGGCTGAGAACATTCACAGGAATGTACGTACAGCTTCGGATGTGACGCAAGACGAACGCGGCTTGAGAAGTTTGATACAAGCCGGTTGTTATAAGGCAGCAATAAATTTGTCGGGGAAACTTCTGGCAGTGTATGCCCAAGGTTACGGCAAGATAAATCAGCCTAGCAAACATACACCGCATTCTTTGCAGCTATGGTACACAAGGCTGGCTTTATTGACTAAACTGAACCAAGTAGATGTACTCGAGAATGAATCAAAACCATTTGGTAATCTAGATAAACCTGATAtgtatttcacattttatcCTGACTTATACGGCACCAGACCAGGCTCTATGGCTTCATTTTCCTTTAGATTACTTTTAGCAGAAATACCATCCTACTGTGGTAGACCCAAGGATGCATTGGATAATTTGTACAAACTTTTAGCCACCGTGAATCagataataacaaattttagtgATGGGTACAGTGGAGATGGATCCCGAGTTACAGTCAACAATGTTGAAAAGGAGGATGCTATACGCTTATGGAAAGGAAGAAGATCTAGAGTCCTAATATCCATTACCAACTGTGCAGTTagcataaaaaattatgtactaGCCgtagatattttagaaagattGTGTGACTCTCCAGATTGGTCTCCTGAACAATTAGAGGCTTTAAAATCTAGTATAGGTAGATTGCATCTATTTTTGGGAGATGTTGCAACAGCGGAGAGACTGCTTATCAATGAgagtaaacaaaataatagtttaactCTGAGAGAATGGATGGATAGAGGGCTACTGGCTGTAGCTCATAATTCCTTTCAGGAAGCATACAAATTCTTCCAAGAGGCAGCCATGCTGGATTCTAAcaatatcgcgttaattaataacatgGCTGTTTGTCTTTTGTACACAGGACAGTTGAAGGAAGCCGTGCATTTATACGAAAGTGCAATTACAAAGAATCCTGCAAGAAATTTGCAGGAGCCTATACTATTAAATTTGCGCAGTGCGTATGAACTGCTTACACACTGCGAACAACCGAAACTGCAACTTCTGAGCCAACTAAATAGGTATAAAGGGGATGCTATAGACATACAGTGTCTGAAACTTGCTCTGTAA